The Dioscorea cayenensis subsp. rotundata cultivar TDr96_F1 chromosome 16, TDr96_F1_v2_PseudoChromosome.rev07_lg8_w22 25.fasta, whole genome shotgun sequence sequence TGGAAGATAACAAGCTCTTGGATAATTCCGATACCATAACAAGCATATGTGCTAATTGATAGTTAAGTTGCATTTGTTAAGCATGGTAAAATTATGAGGTAACTCATCAAGAGTAGAATATTCTTCTGAAGTTATGCCTGGAATAGAGCATTATCAGTGTGCTGTAAAATCCTCATGCAGAAATAGTGGCTTCAAATGATTGCTGATCAACTTGATTACAGTTTATCCTTGATCAGATGTTTTGCTCAGGAATGCCAAGCTGTGATCTCAGCTTTCTTTGAGGCTGTCAATGCACTCAAACTGAACGTCAGTTTTCTTCGTCACGGTTTGTTTTGAGCTTAACTTTGTGGGAGTATAGAAACTGAGATTGTGAAGCCTAAAAGAACACTCCTCCGGTCCTCCCTATGGTGTCTAGATAAATGATCCTTTTCATTACAAGGGAGCTTGAAGTGAAAATGAAGGATTTGGTGCTTAAATCAGCACTTCATATGGGTTTTAGTTGTTGTAAAGGCACGAAGAAAAGATCCATATGTTACAGTTATGAAATTCGTTTTTTGCTGATAATAATGAGAGCAAaacatatatttgaatttttttttcactatatatatacacacattgaGCTAGTAAATTCACattcttatttatcattttgcCAGCCCTTTGCAATAAGTTGCaggcctttttttttctttttctctgtgGATCACTAATTTCAATCCTTAATAATTATTAACTTCATCAACCTGCAAATTTCTCTGGCAACAAAGACTATTATTTGTCTTTGTTAACCAAGAAACTCAACATGCGCACAATCAAACAGAACTTGTGCAGAAAAAACAACAATACTTAAAACATTAGGTTCCAAAAATAACAGAGAATCCAACAAAAGTTATCATAATCCAAACATACAAAATTCTTTGAAAAAGGAcctataaaaatctaaataaagcTTTCTCCACACTTGAGAATAATTGGTAAAGTAGCCTAGGCAGAGGGCGCAAATGGAACTTTCACTCATCTTCATCCTCAATAACCTTTGTTCCCAAACCCTTCAAGCCTTCTGTGGGGACCTCTGCAACTGTGACCAGAGAGAAGAGCTCTTCCTTGGCATCCTCCTCATCATTCCTCTTGCGAGCTATCCTCACACGTACTCGTCTTGGGACACCTCGAATCCCCCTGCTCCAAATCTGTTTGTTGAGCTTCACATCAACTCTGACATCAGTTGTTCCCATAGCCTTCTGGGCAAACTTTTTGATCTCTTTAATAGCATTGGGAGCCATCTTCTTGAAAGTACTGAATccacaaaagtaaaaataaaattcagtaCAGCATATACTTAACAGtccagtaaaaaaaaaaacacaacatggTAATGACTGAATCACATTGATCATTTGATATACATTTGCTAGAGATTGCTCACAGGTCGCGCAATCTATCAATAGAATTCTTCATTATCACTACTGAATGTTTGACAAAGAAACCATTCGTCATGCTACATCAAGAAGAGTGAATATGTGCTTGTTCAAACAAGCTTGGAAGATTGCAAGTGAATAAACAGCATGAGGAGTTAGGCTGATTAAAGTTGAGTGTGAAAGCAAAGCAGCTCCACACATACATACAGAAGTGTGTTTGTTCCACATAAGTGCTCATGAGAGCAAGTCCTACTTCCAGCATCACCCACTTCCTCATTTTCGCTATGGCTCAAAAAGAAACAGTAATCACAACTCTATGTCCAAGGCCATTCTTTTAGGTTTTAACTGGACAAAATTCAAACTTAAACCAacttaataaatcaaattaacatTCTTTTTACTAATTTTTAGGTTAAATATGtatgaataaaatataatttaatcaaaGCAAAACCTACTTCAGCACTTGGACTGATATTTCCTAAAATGCATTGAAGTAACACTTCAAGGAAGTGTAACCTCGACGGAAGTAGCACTTTGTCACTTGTAGACTTCATCCCTCTTCCAACACCCAAACAACACTCCCCAAGCTAACAATTCCAGTGAGTGATATACCACAGTCCAACACCAAGCAACTTACACTAATGTATCATTGCATCAACACTTGAAAGTTCTTTCATTCTCCTATCAAAATAAATCCTATATCATTCTCCTAAAAACCAGATGAAAATAGACAGAAACATAAGCACCATGGAAATAAATAGCATCACCTTCAAACTTGGCATCAAATGTAGATCTCAACATTGAATTTAGAAATGAGATTAAAAAGGATTCAAAAGGTGCGATCTTTAAGGTTGATAACAAATAAATCCCAACTAGAGAACACAATACCATTAAACTATCACTCATTTCCAATCCAGAGCTAGATCATCACAttcacaaacaaatacaagcaaaatgaaaataaattaatccaATAAAACAAAGATCTAACAATCCAAACTAAAACAGCAGAACCTAGATCAGAATCCAagttaaaaaaaggaaatgaaataaaataaaaataaaaactgaaaattcgaagaaaaaacaaaagataccaGCCATGGAGGCGCTTGTGGAGATTGATCGTGTACTCTCTCGTCACCACATCCTTCCTCCCTTTCCTCGCCTTGTCCACCATTCTCGATTCACCGTCAACTCCCTcccctctccctctctctctctctctctctcccaaaTCCCTAGCCTGGACACTCGCGGCCGAAGaggaaaccctagaaactgATCTTcagaaatatataaagaaatcaaagttACTACAATACTCCTGCATTTGGTTAGAATTACTGAAACTTGCATTGATAGGTGTGATGGGAGTAAGGGTATTACTGTCTTTTATTACTCATGATTAAATCGATTTATTTGGACCGTCGATAATAGATCTAATGGTGGAGATTAtatccaaattatttatttatttatttttttgggaaaaaaggACTATGCGTTTACTTCTTCTCTTCTCGTCATCGATTTGACGAACCCTAATAAATTCCCTCCAGCCCGCAATTTCAATCGCGAGGCGAGCAAATCGATTCTTTGAAGGTGATAATTCTATGAATGATTTCAATTTTTGGATAATTTTCAGCTTGGTCATCTGgtcttaattgtttattttgtggGAATTTGTTCAATTTTGTTGTGTCTTGTTTAATGTGGAAAAAACCCTAAAAGGTTGTATCTTTCAGTtcgtttttatatttttgattggttttcttgtgaattatatatatatatatatatatatatatatatatatatatatatatatatatatctatatgtatgtatgtatatgtatatgttgtgATTTTTGCTGTTTTTCTTGATTATAGAAATGGGTGATGCGGAGGAGGACTTCACGTTTTGCCAGGCAAGTTCACTtcttttgtgatttatttgtgttcttctttgttttccttttctatATGGATTAAATGGATACAAATATGTGAGTTTGGCTTCTGTTTTCTTCTCCTGTTATTCTGAATTTATTGGATATTATTATCTAATGATTACAGTAAGACTTCAAAAGCATTATAATTTTGCTGAAAGTGtgatctcttttaattgtttgttttctccAAGAGCTATCTCTTGCATTAGTAGATAAGAAAGGCCTGGTGAAGATAATTAGatttcatcttttgttcatcaaagagaagttatgtatatatttaagtttGTAAGCATGAATATAGGGCTAGCTGTGTAATTCTTAATTATGTTGCCTTCATAAATCAACATCCTTTTATTTGAAGCATTCCAACCTTAAGAGCTTTGTATGAATTTGGGTCCATCTACTGATATGTAGCTCATTGTGTTtgagattttgttttgtttttttgacccACCTGTTTCCTATGTACCACGGGTTCTTAACTACTCTAGGCAAGGTATTGTTAGCATTATAAGACGGTAAACCTCTTCCACTAGGtgtttttttcaaacataaGGATTCGAATTCAAAACCACTTGTTTAACCAATCCATGCCTCTACCACTTGGACCAACATGcgttgttgtgtttgagatttTCATGTATTTAGTTACTCTGCATCTTTGTGTTTGCGATGAGTAACACTCATTGTGACTTACATAGATTTGATTCTACAAATGCTAGAGTTGGATTTGAGAAATGTAATTTGCAACTTGTATGGATTTATTAAACATCATTTTGGATATCACACAAGAATGGAATACTTCTATACTTTTGTGAATATATCACAACTTCTCTGGGTTGATCTATTAAACCAAAGATGCATATATGTCTGTTTTAGAAATATAATCTCACTATTTTTCGTCATTCTTCATCCTTCTTTTCCAATCTAATATCTGGACGTGGGtgaatttccttgtttttacaAACTTACTTCAGTTGTTGTATGGAGTCTCTGGACCTCAGTTTCTTAGGCTGCGTTTGGACTGAGAAAAATAGAGGAAATGAAGGAGactaaacaaattaaaaagcatGAATGTTAGCCTTTATGTAGACATTTAACACTTACAATCATATACCTatgcatcatatttttttcatccatCCAACCACAAGTTATTCTTTATTTAGGTCAATGCTGATTCATCTAATTGACTTAATTTCTTGATTTACTGTATATGCTTAgagttcataattttttaaattgtttagaagaatttttttgttattattccTCGTGCAGGTAGTTTCACAGGTTGATGATGAGTCATTGCAATTGCCTGAAAGCATACCCAATATCAACAGCATTTCTCTTAAAGATGATCGGATCAGTGGCAGTACTGAGCAGAACGTTGATAATTCAATTACAGATTGCATGTCAGGAGGCAGTGATTCAATGAAAGATGCACCATCTGGTGGTTCTACATCTGATAACCAGAGTGATATGCAGCAACTGAATTTCACATCTAATGGGTTACCGCCAAAAAAAGTAGGAGAAGCTGAAAATTCATTAAATGGGACACTCGAGCAGAAGCTTGCAGCCAAAAAACCCATCATTAGGGCCAAAGTTCCGTTTGAGAAAGGTTATAGTCAAATGGACTGGTTAAAGCTTACACGTACAGAACCGGATCTTGCAGGTGTGctgtgatttattacctctCTTTTTCCTTCCAATGTGACATGACATATCTCTGGATTTAGGCTCATCTAcccaagaaataattttttttatatgctcAATGGTTAAAGATTATAAGAATTTTACTTATCCATTTAAGTAAATGGTAgatataatgaaaaaatttatgacTTCATTCTGTTCATATTACAATTCCAGGTATGCAGTGTTTCTGTTACAAGTCATGGCATACAAATGTAGGTGGTTGAATGCTTTCACTAACAGTTGCTTATCCATATTGAACCATCATATAGAATTTTTCAGATAGTTTCATTTAGATAATAATGTAATAATCTATGAgataattactttttttgtgTTACTCTTGTTCTACAAGCATCCAACAGAATGTGGAAAAAACATCAGGAATGGACTATTTTCCTGTGCTTTACTGCAAGACTCAGCATTTCTAATGAGAAGTTTTAATGAATTTATCTGCTGGCTTAAATCTGTGTTCTTTCATGCCTGATCACTTCACTCCCACTGAATATCTCATCTTTGTATAGGGCTGAAGGGACAAACTAATAGACGGCGCATCTCAATTGATGAAGTTAGGCAACATAAGGCAGACGGTTCAATCTGGACAGTTTTGAAGGGTCGTGTATACAATATATCCCCTTACATGAAGT is a genomic window containing:
- the LOC120278736 gene encoding cytochrome b5 domain-containing protein RLF — its product is MGDAEEDFTFCQVVSQVDDESLQLPESIPNINSISLKDDRISGSTEQNVDNSITDCMSGGSDSMKDAPSGGSTSDNQSDMQQLNFTSNGLPPKKVGEAENSLNGTLEQKLAAKKPIIRAKVPFEKGYSQMDWLKLTRTEPDLAGLKGQTNRRRISIDEVRQHKADGSIWTVLKGRVYNISPYMKFHPGGVDMLMKAAGKDCTSLFNKYHAWVNAEFLLEKCLVGVLDDS
- the LOC120278731 gene encoding 60S ribosomal protein L31 gives rise to the protein MVDKARKGRKDVVTREYTINLHKRLHGCTFKKMAPNAIKEIKKFAQKAMGTTDVRVDVKLNKQIWSRGIRGVPRRVRVRIARKRNDEEDAKEELFSLVTVAEVPTEGLKGLGTKVIEDEDE